One window of Spirochaetota bacterium genomic DNA carries:
- a CDS encoding DUF1761 domain-containing protein: protein MLEADINHLAVLASAIVSMAIGAVWYSPFIFGKIWMAQSGLRPEDMKGKGRAMAIAAVSALAASYVLAHFVDILDARSLQRGLAVAFWIWLGFVATVMALEMGFAGKSFKAYLIDTGNQLASFLAMGAILSVWR from the coding sequence ATGCTGGAAGCCGACATCAACCACCTGGCGGTACTCGCCTCCGCGATCGTGAGTATGGCCATAGGGGCCGTCTGGTATTCGCCGTTCATTTTCGGTAAGATATGGATGGCGCAGAGCGGACTGCGGCCCGAGGACATGAAGGGCAAGGGGCGCGCGATGGCCATTGCCGCCGTCTCGGCCCTTGCGGCGTCGTATGTGCTGGCACATTTCGTGGATATCCTCGACGCCCGGTCTCTGCAGAGGGGGCTTGCCGTGGCCTTCTGGATATGGCTGGGTTTTGTGGCGACGGTGATGGCGCTTGAAATGGGATTCGCCGGAAAATCATTCAAGGCTTACCTCATCGATACCGGGAACCAGCTGGCATCATTTCTTGCGATGGGGGCGATCCTTTCGGTCTGGAGATGA
- a CDS encoding DUF4838 domain-containing protein: MSGWHIRQIAAAALFALLSGTGPVIAEDAAPSVVRQAGAAGVRLDLTGDWRIVAPSHDRVARCAAAELAQALGRITRKRFPVISSGDRGGPAVVLSHGRDGDAFRWRAAADRVEISGDGARGLLYGVYDFLEALGCRWVEPGIRGERLPSGTSLTLARSFSRQAPSFKGRCLVIGHAAFLSDADGWTVWAARNRMNTVFVHVTTEALAFGAAPEKQWEKKRDAALELMKDRGMMIEYGGHRLASFLPRELFKKSPGMFRMAGGERTADFNLCPSSLEALAVIQRNAKEYFCEHPYADIFHAWPDDILGGGWCSCPNCARYTPSEQALLAVNAVAAVLQKVNPRAQLSFLSYYDTEEVPRKVKPLPNICMLWAPRKRCYAHALSVDACGVNAPRYTKGFEAQVNYFRARGGQPARVFEYYLDAILFKSVLPPLAVVMRRDLAFYRAAGAHTVQALMTGGFQWVSAQPNAWIFARLAWNADEDSGSLLMDFCASTFGKDAAAAMTSYYSSLEKAFALALEISPAMKLAEEQTPMLRLFDSPPVDLGDPFFEPPAELEKKAARVKDIYALIMRAEEDMESVRDSALPLAWRLERKSFELMKAWLSFDAARVGLYAGLSGGVPKDELLRRHGAAEKAMNAVFDWRREGITGSAYRDNFELMHAYFWRLRLDKIRYDHFEDGIGKIFVKYRAMARIGWLYFKLLRAYE, translated from the coding sequence ATGTCCGGATGGCACATACGGCAAATCGCGGCGGCGGCGCTGTTTGCGCTGCTTTCGGGGACGGGTCCGGTGATCGCTGAGGATGCGGCGCCGTCCGTGGTGCGGCAGGCCGGTGCGGCGGGCGTCCGGCTGGATCTGACGGGCGACTGGCGCATCGTCGCCCCGTCGCACGACCGGGTCGCGCGCTGCGCCGCGGCGGAGCTCGCCCAGGCGCTCGGGCGTATTACGCGAAAACGGTTTCCTGTTATTTCGTCGGGCGACCGCGGAGGTCCGGCCGTCGTTTTGTCGCACGGCAGGGACGGGGATGCCTTCCGCTGGCGCGCCGCGGCCGATCGCGTGGAGATAAGTGGCGACGGGGCAAGGGGCCTCCTGTACGGCGTGTACGATTTCCTCGAGGCGCTGGGTTGCCGGTGGGTCGAGCCGGGGATTCGCGGCGAACGCCTGCCTTCCGGGACCTCGCTCACGCTTGCGCGGTCGTTCTCACGCCAGGCCCCCTCGTTCAAGGGGCGCTGCCTCGTCATCGGTCACGCGGCCTTTTTGTCCGACGCGGACGGGTGGACCGTCTGGGCCGCGCGCAACCGCATGAATACCGTATTCGTTCACGTCACCACCGAGGCGCTCGCGTTCGGTGCCGCCCCGGAAAAACAGTGGGAGAAAAAACGCGACGCCGCGCTCGAGTTGATGAAAGACCGGGGGATGATGATTGAGTACGGAGGGCACCGTCTGGCATCCTTCCTCCCGCGGGAGCTTTTTAAAAAAAGCCCCGGCATGTTCAGGATGGCCGGCGGGGAGCGTACGGCCGATTTCAACCTGTGCCCCTCAAGCCTGGAGGCCCTTGCCGTTATTCAGCGGAACGCGAAGGAATACTTCTGCGAACATCCGTATGCGGACATCTTCCATGCCTGGCCCGACGACATACTCGGCGGCGGCTGGTGCTCGTGCCCGAATTGCGCGCGCTACACGCCGTCCGAACAGGCGCTGCTGGCCGTCAACGCCGTCGCCGCCGTATTGCAGAAGGTGAATCCGCGCGCACAGCTTTCATTTCTTTCATATTACGATACGGAGGAGGTCCCCCGGAAGGTGAAGCCGCTTCCGAATATCTGCATGCTCTGGGCCCCCCGCAAGCGGTGCTATGCGCACGCGCTTTCGGTCGATGCCTGCGGGGTAAACGCGCCGCGCTATACAAAAGGTTTCGAGGCCCAGGTAAATTATTTCCGTGCACGGGGAGGACAACCGGCACGCGTCTTCGAGTATTACCTCGATGCGATACTGTTCAAATCGGTGCTTCCCCCGCTTGCCGTGGTGATGCGGCGCGATCTTGCCTTCTACCGTGCGGCCGGTGCCCATACGGTGCAGGCCCTCATGACGGGAGGCTTTCAATGGGTGAGCGCCCAGCCCAACGCGTGGATTTTCGCCCGCCTTGCGTGGAACGCCGACGAGGATTCCGGTTCGCTCCTCATGGACTTTTGCGCCTCCACGTTCGGAAAAGACGCCGCGGCGGCGATGACGTCGTATTATTCGTCGCTTGAGAAGGCCTTCGCCCTGGCGCTTGAGATCAGCCCGGCCATGAAGCTCGCCGAGGAACAGACGCCGATGCTCCGGCTCTTCGATTCGCCGCCGGTCGACCTGGGCGATCCATTCTTCGAACCGCCGGCGGAACTCGAGAAAAAGGCGGCGCGGGTAAAGGACATCTACGCACTTATAATGAGGGCGGAGGAGGACATGGAATCCGTCCGCGACAGCGCACTGCCGCTCGCGTGGCGCCTGGAGCGAAAATCGTTCGAGCTGATGAAGGCCTGGCTGAGCTTCGATGCCGCGAGGGTGGGCCTCTACGCGGGGCTCTCCGGCGGAGTCCCGAAAGATGAACTGCTGCGCCGCCACGGGGCCGCCGAAAAAGCTATGAACGCAGTCTTCGACTGGAGGCGGGAGGGCATCACCGGATCGGCCTATCGCGATAATTTCGAACTCATGCACGCGTATTTCTGGCGCCTGCGGCTGGATAAAATCAGGTATGATCACTTCGAGGACGGTATCGGAAAGATATTCGTAAAGTACAGGGCGATGGCGCGGATCGGCTGGCTCTATTTTAAGCTGCTTCGCGCCTACGAATGA
- a CDS encoding prepilin peptidase, with amino-acid sequence MPVAFGPWAWFAVALLGAVWGSFSHTLALRIAGGDFAGSPLGALVSRSRCPACTEPIPAIALVPLAGYAFARGRCMHCGASISPLYPLSELFHAALLVFVVRHFGPGAYSAVVFIALSASATISLVDIKTLTIPGALVVAIALLAFYPAIAFGPIVDHLIGAAGMFGFFAIILLAFPGGFGGGDLKFASAIGLFCGWELSIVAVEVALITGAVAGAAYALITRRGLRIRFPFAPFLALGFGVAVLYGREIILLYKSLVW; translated from the coding sequence ATGCCGGTCGCTTTCGGCCCGTGGGCCTGGTTCGCAGTCGCGCTCCTTGGCGCCGTATGGGGGAGCTTTTCGCATACGCTCGCTCTCCGTATCGCCGGCGGAGACTTCGCCGGCAGCCCGCTCGGTGCGCTCGTCTCCCGCTCGCGCTGTCCCGCCTGCACCGAACCCATCCCGGCCATCGCGCTCGTTCCGCTGGCCGGGTACGCGTTCGCGCGCGGCAGGTGTATGCACTGCGGCGCCTCCATATCCCCGCTCTATCCGCTTTCCGAGCTGTTCCACGCGGCGCTCCTTGTGTTCGTCGTGCGCCATTTCGGACCCGGCGCGTATTCGGCGGTCGTCTTCATCGCCCTTTCCGCGAGCGCGACGATCTCGTTAGTCGACATCAAAACGCTCACCATACCCGGGGCGCTTGTCGTCGCAATCGCCCTTCTCGCTTTCTACCCCGCGATCGCCTTCGGACCCATCGTCGATCATCTCATCGGCGCGGCCGGGATGTTCGGTTTTTTTGCGATAATACTGCTCGCTTTCCCGGGCGGTTTCGGCGGCGGTGATTTAAAGTTCGCTTCCGCCATCGGGCTTTTCTGCGGATGGGAGCTGTCAATCGTTGCGGTCGAGGTGGCGCTTATTACCGGCGCGGTCGCGGGTGCGGCATACGCCCTTATAACGCGAAGGGGCCTGAGGATCCGTTTCCCCTTTGCCCCGTTTCTCGCGCTTGGTTTCGGCGTTGCCGTGCTCTACGGCAGGGAGATCATTCTGCTGTATAAAAGCCTTGTGTGGTGA
- the cobA gene encoding uroporphyrinogen-III C-methyltransferase, protein MKKGMVYLAGAGPGDPDLLTLKALGALERADCVIYDYLASPAIVNGLDCEKIYVGKQGGDHALSQEEINDLLVRKASEGKTVVRLKGGDPFIFGRGGEEAEELVKAGIRFSIIPGVSSFYSAPAYAGIPVTHRDHANAFEVITGHRRDDASVDEDINYPDYDPDKTFVFLMGMKNLARIAATLAGERGFPEDTPAAAVSWGTTPRQRVATGTLATIADAVERERLKPPAIIVVGGVVELRERLRWFDALPLFGKKIVVTRTREQASAFSRKLTELGADVMEFSTIRILPKADMEHLDAAIGSIDSFDWIVFTSQNAVKIFFDRLSELGKDARCLHAARIAAIGPATAREIERHSVRPDLVPAEYIAEAVVSAMGEAGVSGARVLLPCAEEARDALRDGLSALGAEVRRIAVYDTVRPEPPAGDILEKLSTADVVTFTSSSTARNYFAMVKESRAVHASIGPITSGAVRDAGHNVDIEASEYTIDGLVDALVRAFG, encoded by the coding sequence ATGAAAAAGGGCATGGTGTATCTGGCGGGCGCGGGCCCGGGCGACCCGGATCTCCTGACGCTGAAGGCGCTCGGTGCGCTCGAGCGGGCGGACTGCGTAATCTATGACTACCTGGCGAGCCCGGCGATTGTAAACGGGCTTGACTGCGAAAAAATATATGTCGGCAAGCAGGGGGGAGACCACGCCCTCTCGCAGGAGGAGATAAATGATCTCCTCGTGAGGAAGGCCTCCGAGGGAAAGACAGTGGTGCGCCTCAAGGGGGGTGATCCCTTTATCTTCGGTCGTGGCGGCGAAGAGGCCGAGGAGCTTGTGAAGGCGGGCATTCGCTTTTCCATCATCCCCGGCGTATCGTCGTTCTATTCGGCCCCCGCTTACGCGGGTATACCTGTCACGCACCGGGACCACGCGAACGCGTTCGAGGTGATCACCGGCCACCGGCGCGACGACGCCTCCGTGGACGAGGACATCAATTATCCCGATTACGATCCGGACAAGACGTTCGTCTTTTTGATGGGGATGAAGAACCTGGCCCGCATTGCCGCGACGCTTGCCGGCGAAAGGGGATTCCCTGAAGACACGCCGGCGGCGGCGGTGAGCTGGGGGACGACGCCGCGCCAGCGCGTCGCGACAGGCACGCTCGCGACCATAGCCGATGCCGTGGAGCGGGAGCGGCTGAAACCGCCGGCGATCATAGTGGTGGGCGGCGTGGTGGAGCTCCGCGAGCGGCTGCGCTGGTTCGATGCGCTCCCGCTGTTCGGGAAAAAGATCGTGGTGACGCGAACCCGCGAGCAGGCCTCGGCGTTCTCCCGAAAGCTCACCGAGCTGGGCGCGGACGTTATGGAATTTTCGACGATCCGTATACTGCCGAAGGCCGACATGGAGCACCTCGACGCCGCCATCGGCTCGATCGACTCCTTCGACTGGATCGTCTTTACCTCGCAGAACGCGGTTAAAATATTTTTCGATCGACTGTCCGAGCTGGGAAAAGACGCGCGCTGCCTCCACGCGGCGCGGATTGCGGCCATCGGGCCGGCGACCGCGCGCGAGATAGAGCGGCATTCGGTCCGCCCGGACCTCGTTCCCGCCGAATATATCGCCGAAGCGGTCGTGTCGGCGATGGGTGAGGCGGGCGTTTCGGGGGCGCGGGTGCTTCTGCCCTGCGCCGAGGAGGCGCGCGACGCGCTGAGGGACGGCCTTTCCGCCCTCGGCGCAGAGGTGCGAAGGATCGCCGTGTACGACACGGTGCGTCCGGAGCCGCCGGCCGGGGACATCCTCGAGAAGTTGAGCACCGCCGATGTCGTCACCTTTACGAGCTCGTCGACGGCGAGGAATTATTTCGCAATGGTAAAAGAATCACGCGCGGTGCACGCGAGCATAGGGCCGATCACATCCGGTGCGGTCCGCGATGCGGGACATAACGTGGACATTGAGGCGTCGGAGTACACCATCGACGGCCTGGTGGACGCGCTCGTTCGCGCGTTCGGATGA
- a CDS encoding outer membrane beta-barrel protein, with translation MNTTRKIILHTLLIAAIAAVPGGAYAIGEFGIGFNLGLTYAPNNTDDIIARYNGEMMTTAGADVNQLNTPYVPVVGINLRYQFNYLLFRIGCHLATPVVPTKGSITVGGNKNTIRISAFQNSIPATIGLLMPVKKRTYFYIGGGGTLHQAYIKISQSAPDAAGIDIGDDNRKDSYFKTFVGYHLLLGAEVPLSEKVTMTTEWIHQEGRSYPINNHGTDSAGNPTSSPKKAISVKGDVLLFGVSYYIQI, from the coding sequence ATGAATACGACAAGAAAGATCATCCTGCATACCCTTCTCATTGCGGCGATCGCGGCGGTGCCCGGCGGCGCGTACGCCATCGGCGAATTCGGCATCGGCTTCAACCTGGGCCTCACCTATGCGCCCAATAACACTGATGATATAATCGCCCGCTATAACGGCGAAATGATGACGACCGCGGGCGCCGATGTCAATCAGCTCAACACTCCGTATGTGCCGGTGGTGGGTATCAACCTTCGGTACCAGTTCAACTATCTGCTCTTCCGTATCGGATGCCACCTCGCCACTCCAGTCGTGCCGACGAAGGGAAGCATCACCGTCGGCGGTAATAAAAACACCATACGAATCTCGGCCTTCCAGAATTCCATCCCGGCCACGATCGGACTCCTCATGCCGGTAAAAAAGCGCACCTATTTTTACATCGGAGGCGGCGGGACCCTGCACCAGGCATATATAAAGATCAGCCAGTCCGCACCAGACGCGGCCGGCATCGACATAGGGGACGACAACCGCAAGGACAGCTACTTCAAGACCTTTGTCGGTTACCACCTCCTTCTCGGCGCGGAGGTCCCGCTTTCGGAAAAGGTGACGATGACCACCGAGTGGATACACCAGGAAGGCCGCTCATACCCCATCAACAACCACGGAACGGACTCCGCCGGAAATCCCACGAGTTCCCCCAAAAAGGCCATCAGCGTAAAGGGCGACGTACTCCTCTTCGGCGTAAGTTATTATATCCAGATATGA
- a CDS encoding outer membrane beta-barrel protein, which translates to MLSTRNDIARAVPRWLAVCCAVVVFLFPAGARAQQYLGVGFHVGAHHDVGNMSSYNSKFEVEPQTSYILGVSFKANLDFLFLRTGVDIAFPLIEGDVIENYDATDPIEKYSISYTGLPLFVGVNFPVFDIGEFYLGGGIAYFLATGTVTHGGTEDDISASALGFGFIAGMQLRLTASMRLYMEWEYLDARSGASMNTVTGPHAWDNLYIDFTGHRILLGIMYYAM; encoded by the coding sequence GTGCTTTCGACGCGGAATGACATAGCCCGTGCCGTACCCAGGTGGCTTGCCGTCTGCTGCGCGGTCGTCGTTTTTCTTTTTCCGGCGGGCGCGCGCGCGCAGCAGTATCTCGGCGTGGGGTTTCACGTGGGCGCGCACCACGATGTCGGCAACATGTCATCCTACAATTCGAAATTCGAGGTCGAACCGCAGACGAGCTATATTCTGGGCGTTTCGTTCAAGGCGAACCTTGACTTCCTGTTTCTTCGCACCGGCGTCGACATAGCCTTCCCACTGATCGAAGGCGACGTGATCGAAAACTATGACGCGACCGATCCGATCGAGAAATACTCCATCAGCTATACTGGCCTGCCCCTCTTTGTCGGAGTCAATTTTCCGGTATTCGACATCGGCGAGTTCTATCTCGGCGGCGGCATCGCGTATTTTCTCGCCACGGGCACCGTTACGCACGGCGGCACCGAGGATGACATCTCCGCCTCGGCGCTCGGCTTCGGATTCATCGCCGGCATGCAGCTGCGCCTTACGGCGTCTATGCGGCTCTACATGGAATGGGAGTACCTTGACGCGCGCTCCGGGGCATCCATGAACACCGTAACCGGACCGCATGCCTGGGACAACCTGTACATCGACTTTACGGGACACCGCATTCTCCTGGGGATCATGTATTATGCCATGTAA
- a CDS encoding PhnD/SsuA/transferrin family substrate-binding protein gives MKAVVIRRSGKFIVAALGCAILVLAAVAGGLLTGGYDRTATILNDELVRGLPVARPLRVLVPAGALYAPAIVANAGTGLHDESLFGKNHGVSVVLEVEEDFDVCLKRLVSGGADIVWAGADSFARAYPRMRSVNPVAFLLCGYSRGDDLLVARKAPSSPDDYRGATIACAANTPSHFMALYLLSLSGVKPSEVDWSFTRTPVDAVRLFARGRADFCAAPRYALAPAIDGKTEITMVSSTGEAARLVAGLFIARESTLLFRRDQVGKFIMGWFDGLASLLRDTEASAALLARELGTDAVEARAEIGRYAFAGYAENRMFFLIDDSEWGGFPHLFDTAYTLHHGDAAEGPAISGFARNTDLLVALEGDLKMFSAPGRDKPAAPVPGGTALPGRHSFYFPENRSVPGFASRGRLARFARDAHVFPGCAIALYGGEDTGEERWRNLSAQRVREVARLLVSEHRIPVSRIILPNDRGIGAGGKEETARRVDAFLVAPLRER, from the coding sequence GTGAAGGCCGTCGTTATTCGCAGGAGCGGGAAGTTCATTGTCGCCGCGCTCGGCTGCGCGATTCTTGTTCTCGCCGCCGTCGCGGGCGGCCTGCTTACGGGCGGGTATGACAGGACGGCAACCATACTCAACGATGAGCTTGTCCGCGGTCTTCCCGTCGCGCGCCCCCTGCGGGTACTGGTGCCGGCCGGCGCGCTCTACGCGCCGGCGATCGTCGCAAACGCAGGCACGGGCCTGCACGATGAAAGCCTTTTCGGCAAAAACCACGGCGTTTCGGTGGTGCTCGAGGTGGAGGAGGATTTCGACGTCTGTCTGAAGCGCCTCGTCTCAGGCGGAGCCGATATCGTCTGGGCGGGCGCGGACTCCTTCGCCCGGGCTTACCCCCGCATGCGTTCAGTCAATCCGGTCGCCTTCCTCCTGTGCGGCTATTCGCGCGGTGACGACCTGCTCGTCGCCCGCAAGGCCCCGTCGTCACCCGACGACTACCGGGGCGCAACCATTGCCTGCGCGGCCAACACGCCTTCGCACTTCATGGCGCTGTACCTTCTGTCGCTCTCGGGCGTAAAGCCATCGGAGGTCGACTGGTCTTTCACGCGCACACCGGTTGACGCGGTGCGTCTTTTCGCGCGGGGAAGGGCCGACTTTTGCGCCGCCCCCCGTTACGCGCTGGCTCCGGCAATTGACGGCAAAACGGAAATAACCATGGTCTCGTCCACGGGCGAGGCGGCAAGGCTTGTTGCGGGACTGTTCATCGCCCGTGAGTCCACTCTCCTCTTCCGGCGCGACCAGGTAGGCAAATTCATCATGGGCTGGTTCGACGGCCTCGCGTCGCTGCTGCGCGATACGGAGGCGTCCGCCGCGCTGCTTGCCCGTGAACTCGGCACGGACGCGGTAGAAGCGCGCGCCGAGATCGGGCGTTACGCGTTTGCCGGTTACGCCGAGAACCGCATGTTCTTCCTGATCGACGATTCGGAGTGGGGGGGCTTCCCGCACCTCTTCGACACGGCATATACCCTGCACCACGGCGATGCCGCCGAGGGCCCGGCGATCTCCGGCTTCGCGCGCAACACCGATCTCCTTGTCGCGCTCGAAGGCGATCTTAAAATGTTCTCCGCACCAGGGCGTGATAAACCTGCCGCGCCCGTTCCGGGCGGGACGGCGCTCCCGGGAAGGCATTCGTTCTATTTTCCGGAAAACCGTTCCGTTCCCGGTTTCGCCTCCAGGGGACGCCTGGCCCGATTCGCCAGGGACGCCCATGTTTTCCCGGGCTGCGCGATCGCGCTCTACGGCGGCGAAGATACCGGCGAGGAAAGATGGCGAAACCTTTCCGCTCAGCGGGTGCGTGAAGTGGCCCGCCTCCTCGTCTCCGAACACCGCATACCGGTCTCGCGGATCATACTACCGAATGACCGCGGCATCGGCGCAGGCGGGAAAGAAGAGACCGCGCGGAGGGTCGACGCCTTTCTCGTGGCCCCGCTGCGGGAACGGTAA
- the hemC gene encoding hydroxymethylbilane synthase: MQKKPDERNMIRIGTRGSELALWQANHVAELVGKERSRIIVIKTKGDRIQNISFDKMEGKGFFTREIEDALLSGGVDAAVHSMKDLPTEHTPGLAIAAVIRREDPSDVLLVRAERYLEGNVLPLSNGAVVGTSSLRRAAQLRNILPSLEIRPLRGNVTTRIRRLREGRFDAIVLARAGLARLEIDTFGLVEFTLPYSYFLPAPAQGALAVQVREDDHDLYRVMRGLNDHATEDSVTAERRFLEHFGGGCHVPLGALAYRSGDVLHLTGLVASIDGTRLIRRSVDGGDPALIGERLAELLKQEGADGLL, translated from the coding sequence ATGCAAAAAAAGCCGGACGAACGAAACATGATACGGATTGGAACGCGTGGAAGCGAGCTCGCGCTCTGGCAGGCCAATCACGTGGCCGAACTGGTTGGAAAAGAACGCTCGCGGATTATCGTGATAAAGACGAAGGGAGACCGTATCCAGAATATCTCCTTCGATAAAATGGAAGGAAAGGGCTTTTTCACCAGGGAGATCGAGGATGCGCTCCTCTCCGGCGGGGTGGACGCGGCCGTTCACTCGATGAAGGACCTGCCGACGGAGCACACGCCGGGGCTCGCCATCGCCGCGGTCATCCGGCGGGAAGACCCCTCGGACGTGCTCCTGGTGCGCGCGGAACGCTATCTGGAGGGGAATGTTCTCCCGCTTTCCAACGGCGCGGTGGTGGGGACCAGTTCCCTGCGCCGTGCCGCGCAGCTTCGCAACATACTGCCGTCCCTCGAGATCAGGCCGCTTCGGGGAAACGTCACGACCCGCATCCGGCGGCTTCGCGAGGGGAGATTCGATGCGATCGTGCTGGCCAGGGCGGGACTGGCGCGCCTCGAGATCGATACCTTCGGACTTGTCGAGTTTACCCTGCCGTACAGCTATTTTCTTCCGGCGCCCGCGCAGGGCGCGCTTGCCGTACAGGTGCGCGAGGACGATCACGATTTATACCGTGTGATGCGCGGCCTGAACGACCACGCGACCGAGGATTCCGTCACGGCGGAGCGGCGCTTCCTCGAACATTTCGGCGGCGGCTGCCATGTGCCGCTGGGGGCGCTCGCCTACCGGTCCGGCGACGTGCTGCATCTGACGGGCCTTGTCGCCTCGATCGATGGTACGCGGTTGATCAGGAGGTCGGTCGACGGCGGCGATCCCGCCCTGATAGGGGAAAGGCTCGCGGAGTTACTCAAACAGGAGGGGGCCGACGGCCTGCTATGA
- a CDS encoding methyl-accepting chemotaxis protein produces MPDNTGKRISVLRMLPVLLSFFGGAVALVLAGVGGLGAGTTGVLALALGLIAAQGLLGFIIIGRLLGREREVAVRLARIAGGDAEAAGRGDVPVLAVCDDFSKRIDAMMSTLTHAAEGLSTAAGSLSETASKVFENAKSQSVSVVNIAASVEKVAVGINSVADNAAYQAEGLQTLVGLIRSLMETAEALAQRIEEAVSSTHEVAENAERGRERLNEASQGMLQIMKDSGAINEVVEVIGEISDRINLLSLNAAIEAARAGDAGRGFAVVADEVSKLADRTFSSARDIGEMIAGRVKILEGNTVTIQEAVKSAGGIMETIERIGDDVKKVANTVKDQAQLNSIVAQQAQMISGKSEEIDDATTEQKIAIYDVLVNVNGINALFKENLSMARESIDAARAVAGFAGGIRDALAVFMKTRRGG; encoded by the coding sequence ATGCCGGATAATACTGGAAAACGGATTTCGGTACTGCGGATGCTGCCCGTGCTTTTGTCGTTTTTTGGCGGCGCCGTGGCGCTCGTTCTGGCCGGCGTCGGCGGGCTTGGGGCCGGCACGACGGGTGTCCTCGCGCTCGCGCTTGGATTGATTGCCGCACAGGGGCTTCTCGGCTTCATTATCATCGGCCGCCTGCTCGGGCGCGAGCGCGAGGTGGCCGTACGCCTCGCAAGGATTGCGGGCGGGGATGCCGAAGCCGCGGGACGTGGAGACGTGCCGGTGCTTGCGGTCTGTGATGATTTCTCGAAACGCATCGATGCAATGATGAGCACTCTGACGCATGCCGCCGAAGGGCTCTCCACCGCGGCGGGCAGCCTGTCCGAAACCGCTTCGAAAGTGTTCGAAAACGCGAAATCGCAGAGCGTGTCGGTCGTCAATATCGCCGCCTCGGTCGAGAAGGTCGCCGTCGGCATCAACTCGGTGGCCGATAATGCGGCCTATCAGGCGGAGGGTCTGCAGACGCTCGTGGGTCTCATACGGAGTCTCATGGAGACGGCGGAGGCGCTGGCGCAGCGGATCGAGGAGGCGGTCTCATCGACTCACGAGGTCGCCGAAAACGCAGAACGGGGGCGTGAGCGGCTCAACGAGGCCTCGCAGGGCATGCTCCAGATAATGAAGGATTCGGGAGCGATCAACGAAGTGGTTGAAGTGATAGGCGAAATTTCCGACCGCATCAACCTGCTTTCGCTCAACGCGGCGATCGAGGCGGCGCGGGCCGGCGACGCGGGCCGGGGATTCGCCGTGGTGGCCGACGAGGTGTCGAAGCTCGCCGACCGCACCTTCTCGAGCGCGCGCGACATCGGCGAGATGATAGCGGGACGGGTAAAAATCCTCGAAGGGAACACCGTTACAATCCAGGAAGCGGTGAAATCGGCCGGCGGAATCATGGAGACGATCGAGCGGATCGGCGATGACGTCAAAAAAGTGGCCAATACCGTCAAGGATCAGGCGCAGCTCAATTCGATCGTGGCTCAACAGGCGCAGATGATCAGCGGAAAGTCCGAGGAGATCGACGATGCCACAACCGAGCAGAAGATCGCGATCTACGATGTGTTGGTGAATGTTAACGGCATTAACGCCCTGTTCAAGGAAAATCTTTCGATGGCGCGCGAGTCGATCGATGCCGCCCGCGCGGTTGCCGGTTTCGCCGGCGGTATCCGCGACGCGCTTGCAGTTTTCATGAAGACGCGTCGCGGCGGCTGA